The bacterium genome has a window encoding:
- a CDS encoding phosphoketolase — protein sequence YINVIVAGKQPALQYLDMDAAIKHCTAGLGIWEWAGNDKGHEPDVVMACAGDVPTLETLAAVSWLHGTFPDLKIRVVNVVDLMTLTPAGEHPHGLRDKDFDTLFTTDKPIIFAYHGYPWLIHRLCYRRTNHINLHVRGYKEEGTTTTPFDMVVLNDLDRYHLAMDVIDRVPKLGYAAAYAKQSLSGKLIEHKEYIMKYGQDMPEVRNWRWNAD from the coding sequence ACTACATCAACGTCATCGTGGCGGGAAAGCAGCCGGCCCTGCAGTACCTGGACATGGACGCCGCGATCAAGCACTGCACCGCGGGTCTCGGCATCTGGGAATGGGCCGGCAACGACAAGGGCCACGAGCCGGACGTGGTGATGGCCTGCGCCGGCGACGTACCGACGCTGGAAACTTTAGCCGCCGTTTCCTGGCTGCACGGCACTTTTCCTGATTTAAAAATTCGCGTGGTGAACGTGGTCGACCTGATGACGCTGACGCCGGCCGGCGAACATCCACACGGACTGCGCGACAAAGATTTTGATACTCTGTTCACCACCGACAAACCCATCATCTTTGCGTACCACGGCTATCCCTGGCTCATCCACCGGCTCTGCTATCGCCGCACCAACCACATCAATCTACATGTGCGCGGATACAAAGAGGAAGGCACCACCACCACTCCGTTCGACATGGTGGTGCTGAACGATCTCGATCGCTATCATCTGGCCATGGATGTGATCGACCGGGTGCCTAAACTGGGCTATGCCGCTGCCTATGCCAAACAGTCGCTGTCCGGCAAATTGATCGAGCACAAAGAGTATATCATGAAATACGGTCAGGATATGCCGGAGGTGAGAAATTGGAGGTGGAACGCCGACTGA